The sequence CGTCCTTGCGCTTGACGTAGTCCAGCAACTTCCGGCGCTGGCTCACCATCTTGAGGAGGCCGCGGCGGGAGTGGTTGTCCTTCTTGTGCTCCTTGAAGTGCTCGGTCAGCGTGGTGATCCGGCTCGTCAGGATCGCGACCTGCACCTCGGGGGAGCCGGTGTCGCCGTCCTTCGTGCCGTATTCCTTGATGAGCTCTTCCTTGCGCTCTTGCGTGATCGACATCGGGTCATCCTTTCGGTTCTCGGTTTCGATGCCCTGCGCCCTGCGGCCGATGCCGGGATGTCGTCCAGCATGGTCGGAAAAACGACGAAGGG is a genomic window of Pontivivens ytuae containing:
- the rpsO gene encoding 30S ribosomal protein S15, which encodes MSITQERKEELIKEYGTKDGDTGSPEVQVAILTSRITTLTEHFKEHKKDNHSRRGLLKMVSQRRKLLDYVKRKDEARYKDLIQRLGIRR